A genomic window from Trueperella bialowiezensis includes:
- a CDS encoding LamG-like jellyroll fold domain-containing protein, which yields MSSTTPWRRRISLAIASVGALLLTPLAPLASATDTAAPNPDLSAAQVSHYSFDEESDGTGAVADKWSQRTGTVTGTIPTVEGKVGKAASITPGNSVAFPELDLGKNWTIGFWVKAPTAPGTSNILVAKDGYTTISQRIRANGDNMGVWVRSGAGGYLTYNATMPNDQWQHITWTNSATEGLKLYVDGELSETKTWTVQNPIVAPVDVLGGEGFTGLVDELKIYNRALTAEEIPTTIENLPVKEPEAQPKLNATFTISNPKPEGVDWQVGDRINFDLRVTNDTGMTRSFESTASNLDNWHGCKWGALPAGKTESCPFASHVVNEADIEAGGFTPWIEFQLYDDIRYRGKAKPMERFSGEQVGVAPMLAKVESFEFTGGIGKDQYAEGDELTATLKISNPTDKPVQVSLNDGAPACSGEIAPGATLTCDSMTYPVTSVDLERGRAVLDVVVTAKQDGKTTQVPATATADTPTTWEAAKPFPAPNADPRLAPTLSDMEMLDENVPGEYNIRIPAIAVASNGDLLASYDYRPINAMTGGGDSPNENSIVQRRSTDGGKTWGPRTIIAEGKVAGPGERYGWSDPSYVVDHDTGEIFNFFVGSLDAGLPNNPHYVYKEDGTIDEADRRTMNFTVASSKDNGHTWKLRTITNDVLGDRGKDVKGCFATSGAGIQKMYEPHKGRLVQQAACLKKSGGFLAISIFSDDHGKTWQGGNFTSDTDGAPFAQKWNYDENKVAELSDGRLMLNSRIPRGSYGQGYRIVAISDDGGMNWKDYRLEKQLPDSQNNAQLLRPFPTAKEGTLRSKVLLFSNTKKWWDRVDGHVSMSYDDGATWPVSKQVRNGGTGYTTMAVQPDGKIGLLMEPAVANKVSYINFSLKYLEENLPFEVGLEPVANVSATEGSEITPIKLETTGNDPLLADTFSAEGLPAGLSIDPATGEISGTPAVKNAEEASFDVTATVTEADDGTGIPRTASTTFTLTLAPNPEPVPEPEPTPEPEPTPEPEPTPEPEPTPEPEPVPSCVVADGLKVGSRASGVLGDATGDGIADVWSVDSDGRVHFYAGNGRGGIYHVGVVACDQGKITSITPIPDVNGDNRSDLLVRHADGTVHYYHSDGGGALSYGKQAGRGWNGMDNIVYVGRFGSDQVLVARQVDSGRLFAYNVRANGLNGRGQVGHGWGRTTTILAPGQFTGDGNPDLIGIRDDGHMFAYRGHAGGTFSTVGQVGHGWNGFAHAVIPGDLDGDGRRDLLGVHTNGRMFFYRNLGNSRWGYPVQVGHGWNNMTIIS from the coding sequence ATGTCATCAACCACACCCTGGCGAAGGCGTATCAGCCTTGCCATTGCAAGCGTAGGCGCGTTACTACTCACGCCCCTCGCTCCCCTGGCCAGTGCAACAGACACGGCCGCGCCTAACCCGGACCTGAGTGCGGCACAGGTCTCCCACTACTCCTTCGATGAGGAATCGGACGGCACGGGCGCCGTCGCAGATAAGTGGAGCCAGCGCACAGGCACCGTCACTGGAACGATCCCAACGGTCGAAGGAAAGGTAGGAAAGGCAGCGTCCATCACCCCGGGCAACTCCGTGGCCTTCCCCGAACTCGACCTCGGAAAGAACTGGACCATCGGCTTCTGGGTGAAAGCGCCCACCGCGCCTGGCACGTCCAACATTCTCGTGGCCAAAGACGGCTACACGACAATCTCCCAGCGCATCCGTGCAAACGGCGACAACATGGGCGTGTGGGTACGCTCTGGCGCCGGCGGCTACCTTACCTATAACGCAACGATGCCCAACGACCAGTGGCAACACATCACGTGGACGAACAGCGCCACTGAAGGGCTGAAGCTCTACGTCGACGGCGAGCTCAGCGAAACCAAAACGTGGACGGTTCAAAACCCCATCGTCGCACCGGTGGACGTGCTCGGCGGTGAAGGGTTCACCGGCCTCGTTGACGAGCTGAAGATCTACAACCGGGCGCTAACTGCCGAGGAAATCCCGACGACGATCGAGAACCTTCCCGTTAAAGAACCGGAAGCACAGCCCAAGCTCAACGCCACGTTCACGATCTCCAATCCCAAGCCGGAGGGCGTGGACTGGCAGGTTGGCGACAGGATTAACTTCGACCTGCGAGTCACGAACGACACGGGCATGACCCGCTCCTTCGAATCAACCGCGTCCAACCTAGATAACTGGCACGGTTGCAAGTGGGGCGCCCTGCCCGCAGGGAAGACGGAGTCGTGCCCCTTCGCGTCGCATGTGGTCAACGAGGCGGATATCGAGGCCGGCGGCTTTACGCCCTGGATCGAATTCCAGCTCTACGACGACATCCGCTACCGTGGCAAGGCCAAGCCGATGGAACGTTTCTCAGGCGAGCAGGTCGGCGTCGCGCCCATGCTCGCAAAAGTGGAGTCCTTCGAGTTCACCGGCGGAATCGGCAAAGATCAGTACGCTGAAGGCGACGAACTCACGGCCACGCTGAAGATCTCGAACCCGACGGACAAGCCCGTGCAGGTCTCCCTCAACGACGGCGCCCCGGCATGTTCCGGCGAGATCGCACCGGGCGCTACGCTCACGTGCGACTCCATGACGTACCCCGTGACCAGCGTCGATCTGGAGCGCGGCCGGGCCGTGCTCGACGTCGTCGTCACAGCCAAGCAAGACGGCAAGACAACCCAGGTTCCGGCAACCGCTACCGCGGATACGCCGACGACGTGGGAGGCCGCCAAGCCGTTCCCCGCACCAAACGCAGATCCGCGGCTGGCGCCCACGCTGTCTGACATGGAGATGCTCGACGAGAACGTGCCCGGCGAATACAACATTCGTATTCCCGCGATCGCAGTCGCATCGAATGGCGACCTGCTGGCCTCCTACGACTACCGGCCGATCAACGCCATGACTGGCGGCGGCGACTCCCCGAACGAGAACTCGATCGTGCAGCGCCGTTCCACCGATGGCGGTAAGACGTGGGGCCCGCGCACGATCATCGCGGAAGGTAAAGTGGCCGGTCCGGGTGAACGCTACGGTTGGTCCGACCCGTCGTACGTGGTCGACCATGACACTGGCGAGATTTTCAACTTCTTCGTCGGGTCGCTGGATGCTGGCCTGCCCAACAACCCGCACTATGTGTACAAGGAAGACGGGACGATCGACGAAGCCGACCGGCGCACCATGAACTTCACCGTGGCCAGCTCGAAAGACAACGGGCACACGTGGAAGCTCCGCACGATCACGAACGACGTGCTCGGCGATCGCGGCAAAGATGTCAAGGGCTGCTTCGCCACGTCTGGCGCCGGCATCCAGAAGATGTACGAACCACACAAGGGCCGGCTCGTGCAGCAGGCCGCGTGCTTGAAGAAGAGCGGCGGCTTCCTCGCCATCTCCATCTTCTCTGACGACCACGGCAAGACCTGGCAGGGCGGTAACTTCACGTCCGACACCGACGGCGCACCCTTCGCCCAAAAGTGGAACTACGACGAGAACAAGGTGGCCGAGCTGTCCGACGGCCGGCTCATGCTCAACTCGCGTATTCCGCGCGGCTCGTACGGTCAGGGCTACCGGATCGTTGCCATCTCCGACGACGGCGGCATGAACTGGAAAGACTACCGCCTCGAAAAGCAACTGCCCGACTCGCAAAACAACGCGCAACTCCTCCGGCCGTTCCCGACCGCCAAGGAGGGCACGCTGCGTTCAAAGGTTCTGCTTTTCTCGAACACGAAGAAGTGGTGGGATCGCGTTGACGGACACGTTTCCATGTCTTACGACGACGGCGCCACCTGGCCCGTCTCGAAGCAGGTTCGCAATGGCGGCACTGGCTACACGACGATGGCAGTTCAGCCCGATGGCAAGATCGGCCTGCTCATGGAGCCGGCTGTTGCCAACAAGGTCTCCTACATTAACTTCTCGCTGAAGTATCTGGAAGAGAATCTGCCGTTCGAAGTGGGATTGGAGCCTGTGGCGAATGTTTCTGCTACTGAAGGCTCTGAGATCACCCCGATCAAGCTCGAGACCACCGGCAACGATCCACTGCTTGCTGACACGTTTAGCGCTGAGGGTCTGCCCGCAGGCCTGTCGATTGATCCGGCAACCGGGGAGATTTCGGGTACTCCAGCGGTCAAGAATGCCGAAGAGGCCAGCTTCGACGTGACCGCGACCGTGACGGAAGCCGACGACGGCACAGGTATTCCGCGTACCGCTTCGACGACGTTCACGCTAACGCTTGCGCCAAACCCGGAGCCTGTACCGGAACCTGAACCGACGCCGGAACCGGAGCCGACGCCTGAGCCCGAACCAACTCCGGAACCGGAACCAACTCCTGAACCTGAGCCTGTGCCGTCGTGTGTGGTGGCTGATGGGTTGAAGGTTGGGTCTCGTGCTAGTGGCGTTCTTGGCGATGCCACTGGTGATGGGATCGCTGACGTGTGGTCGGTCGATTCCGATGGCCGGGTGCATTTCTACGCTGGTAACGGCCGTGGCGGGATCTACCATGTCGGTGTTGTTGCCTGCGACCAGGGCAAGATCACGTCGATAACTCCGATTCCGGATGTGAATGGTGATAACCGTTCTGACCTGTTGGTCCGCCATGCGGATGGGACCGTGCACTACTACCATTCCGATGGCGGTGGCGCACTATCTTACGGTAAGCAGGCTGGCCGGGGCTGGAACGGGATGGACAACATTGTCTATGTTGGCCGTTTCGGATCAGACCAGGTACTGGTTGCCCGGCAGGTTGATAGTGGACGGTTGTTTGCTTACAACGTGCGAGCTAACGGACTCAACGGCCGGGGCCAAGTTGGGCACGGTTGGGGTCGAACAACCACGATCCTTGCCCCTGGCCAGTTCACTGGTGATGGCAACCCGGACCTGATCGGTATTCGGGATGATGGACACATGTTCGCCTACCGAGGCCACGCAGGTGGCACGTTTAGTACCGTCGGCCAGGTCGGCCACGGGTGGAACGGGTTCGCCCATGCAGTCATCCCCGGTGACCTTGATGGTGATGGACGCCGTGACCTGCTCGGAGTTCATACGAATGGACGCATGTTCTTCTACCGTAACCTTGGCAACAGCCGGTGGGGATACCCTGTTCAGGTTGGCCACGGATGGAACAACATGACCATCATCTCCTAA
- a CDS encoding InlB B-repeat-containing protein gives MNYMKGKALNTSFLRGGKKRPPHARTVTAALAAAALLGVGFTAPVHAATVDDGVTTASHSESTNTPIAVDEASFPDPAFREHVASKLDLDGDGRLSESERAAVSEIIISDSGLTSVEGIEHFPNLQKLDVKNNQITTLDVTNNPKLERLHVQYNELTELVVSQNENLAVLQAHGNSLTGIDLPVAPNLVELDLSDNALTELDVTTLPNLEYLTLSKNVQLQNLDLSNNLKMENLDIDHHMWPVQGFEKLKPFFVTLHDVPVVKSTGEVNTSRLGDLFDPETATGLQNANIEDGKLYIVDDELVLWWRTTNGLQVNIFAAENATHQVTFDMGGQGEQVPAQKVEDGAKASAPEAPVADGFEFEGWFADAGFTTPFDFEAAIEDDVTVYAKWKDMRDDDNDGVPNWKDECPASAYKAVDERGCTKAPELRDVIDVVNGTVGKEIKQKVATDYSWGGFRNIQCVADGLPEGLTVKRNDFVRGCELTGRPTEAVDNKVITLRLTAERIEDDNPNVPQPATFILNIVEPAPKPVEKQLPIDEVNFPDPVLRKYVADNFDWHKDGKLTDSERNSVKAIRLKDSGLTSVKGIEHFPWLATLNVQNNQLTEVDVSANTRLEFLYVDNNQLTELDVSNNPKLWQIFAENNKLTKLDASNKPDLKEIRIRNNALTSLDLTNSPDVGWLFADNNQLTELDVSAKPRLSRLHVGNNNLTSIDVSNSPRLEYLDVKKNKLTELDVTKNDKLTHLWANNNALTTLDVSKNRYLEWLIVNDNQLTEVNTSGLGNLRYVYVYNNKLTSLDIKRGQTIRWLFANNNQLSELDLSSNGALQDLRVSGNNLTELNFNGKDLHTLRANNNKLTAVDLSRAKGLKEVQVLGNNLTELDVSNNPELTRLTAWVNDGLTELDLTNNRKLNHLEIDYGLWPLASADGLKLKEFGLSGLPIVKSTKQLGTDRLGDLFDPDTLSGLTNAEVKDGKLVINEPNKSVSWQTADGIKMTVLAAKTYTHQVSFDMGGHGEQVPVQLVLDGQKATTPDVPVADGFEFEGWFADAEFATAFDFEAAVTGDVTVYAKWKDIGDDDGDGVPNWADKCPDTAEGVEVDDDGCEIGPVVVAEVAEPEYSAEAGGIVIPTVVGVEYLVNGEVVSGTFEVAPGTVTNVTARALEGYKLADDVVVDWAVKAPLPPKPETITEYGDWVDGEADAEQRIVHQTRTIKTVDWTWRAAEGKWAEVTFEFTQTRTRPMTTEEINALTVVVSEVAEPEYSAEAGGIVIPTVDGVEYVVGGEVVTGTVKVNPGTVTNVIARALEGYKLADDVVVDWTVKVPLPPKPETITEYGDWVDGEADAEQRIVHQTRTIKTVDWTWRAAEGTWAEVTFEFTQTRTRPMTAEEIAELTPAPEPEPTPEPEPTPEPEPTPEPEPTPEPEPEPEPTPEPAPEPEPEPEPEPTPEPEPEPVPSCVVSDGLQVGSRASGVLGDATGDGIADLWSVDSEGRVHFYAGNGQGGIYGVGVVACDQTQITSITPIPDVNGDNRSDLLVRHADGTMHYYYYSDGGGALSYGKQAGRGWNGMDNIVYVGRFGSDQVLVARQVDSGRLFAYNVRPNGLNGRGQVGHGWGRTTTILAPGQFTGDGNPDLIGIRDDGRMFAYRGHGNGTFSGAGQVGHGWAGFSHVTIPGDLNGDGRRDLLGVHTNGRMFFYRNLGNSRWGHPIQVGHGWNNMHIIS, from the coding sequence ATGAACTACATGAAGGGAAAAGCGTTGAATACGTCATTTTTGCGTGGCGGGAAGAAACGCCCGCCGCACGCGCGCACAGTGACAGCCGCACTTGCCGCAGCAGCGTTGCTCGGCGTCGGCTTTACGGCTCCGGTTCATGCCGCGACTGTTGACGACGGCGTGACGACGGCGTCGCACTCTGAATCTACGAATACACCGATTGCGGTTGACGAAGCGAGCTTCCCGGATCCTGCCTTCCGGGAACATGTTGCCAGCAAACTCGATCTTGATGGTGATGGCCGGCTGAGTGAATCCGAGCGCGCCGCCGTTTCGGAAATCATCATTTCCGACTCGGGGCTCACGTCGGTGGAAGGCATTGAGCATTTCCCGAATCTGCAGAAACTGGACGTTAAAAACAATCAGATCACCACACTGGATGTGACGAATAATCCCAAGCTGGAACGTCTCCATGTGCAGTACAACGAATTGACGGAACTTGTGGTGTCGCAGAACGAAAACCTCGCAGTGCTGCAAGCGCATGGCAATTCGCTGACTGGGATTGATCTACCGGTGGCGCCGAACCTCGTTGAGCTTGACCTTTCGGATAACGCTCTTACTGAGTTGGATGTGACGACTCTTCCCAATCTGGAGTATTTGACGCTGTCGAAGAACGTTCAACTGCAGAATCTGGATCTGTCGAACAATCTGAAGATGGAGAATCTCGACATCGACCATCACATGTGGCCGGTTCAAGGATTTGAAAAGCTCAAGCCTTTCTTCGTTACGTTGCATGATGTTCCGGTTGTGAAATCGACGGGTGAGGTCAACACTTCACGTCTTGGTGATCTTTTCGATCCGGAGACGGCAACTGGTTTGCAAAACGCCAACATCGAAGATGGCAAGCTTTACATTGTCGATGACGAGCTTGTCCTGTGGTGGCGCACCACTAACGGGCTCCAAGTGAATATTTTTGCCGCGGAAAATGCTACGCACCAGGTGACGTTCGATATGGGCGGCCAAGGTGAGCAGGTGCCCGCGCAGAAGGTTGAGGACGGGGCGAAGGCCAGCGCACCGGAGGCTCCGGTTGCTGATGGCTTCGAGTTTGAGGGTTGGTTCGCAGATGCTGGATTCACCACCCCGTTCGACTTCGAGGCAGCCATCGAGGATGACGTGACGGTTTACGCCAAGTGGAAGGATATGCGCGACGACGACAACGACGGCGTACCGAACTGGAAGGACGAATGTCCGGCTTCGGCATACAAGGCTGTTGACGAACGTGGCTGTACGAAGGCTCCGGAGCTGCGCGACGTCATCGACGTCGTTAACGGAACTGTTGGCAAGGAGATCAAGCAGAAGGTTGCCACCGATTACAGCTGGGGCGGATTTAGGAACATTCAGTGTGTGGCTGATGGTCTGCCTGAGGGTTTGACGGTCAAGCGCAATGATTTCGTTCGTGGTTGTGAGCTCACGGGTAGGCCAACCGAGGCTGTGGATAACAAGGTGATCACGCTGCGGCTGACTGCCGAGCGGATTGAGGATGACAATCCGAACGTGCCCCAGCCTGCCACGTTCATTTTAAACATCGTGGAACCTGCGCCGAAGCCGGTGGAAAAGCAGTTGCCGATCGACGAAGTGAACTTCCCAGATCCAGTACTCCGCAAGTACGTTGCAGATAATTTCGACTGGCACAAGGACGGCAAGCTCACTGATTCAGAGCGCAACTCCGTCAAGGCTATTAGGTTGAAGGACTCCGGGCTGACGTCAGTGAAGGGTATCGAACACTTCCCGTGGCTAGCGACCTTGAACGTGCAAAACAATCAGCTGACCGAGGTCGACGTTTCGGCGAACACGCGACTGGAGTTCCTTTACGTTGATAACAACCAGCTGACCGAGTTGGATGTCAGCAATAATCCGAAGCTTTGGCAGATTTTCGCAGAGAATAACAAGCTGACGAAGCTGGATGCGTCGAACAAGCCCGACTTGAAAGAAATCCGGATTAGAAATAATGCGCTCACGTCGCTCGATCTCACGAATTCGCCAGACGTGGGCTGGCTCTTCGCGGATAACAATCAGCTGACGGAACTCGACGTCTCCGCTAAGCCCCGGTTGAGCCGTCTGCACGTCGGTAACAATAATTTGACGAGCATCGACGTTTCCAACAGTCCGAGGCTCGAATACTTGGACGTGAAGAAGAACAAGCTGACGGAACTCGACGTGACGAAGAACGACAAGCTCACTCATTTGTGGGCGAACAATAACGCTCTGACCACGTTGGACGTGTCGAAGAATCGTTACCTGGAATGGCTGATCGTCAACGATAATCAGTTGACGGAGGTCAACACGTCAGGGCTCGGCAACCTCCGGTACGTATATGTGTACAACAACAAGCTGACCTCACTTGATATTAAGCGGGGCCAGACTATCCGGTGGCTGTTTGCAAACAACAACCAGTTGAGCGAGCTTGATCTTTCGAGTAACGGAGCCCTCCAAGATTTGAGGGTGAGCGGGAACAACCTGACCGAACTTAACTTTAATGGTAAGGACCTGCACACACTCCGAGCTAACAACAATAAGTTGACTGCCGTTGACCTGTCGAGGGCTAAGGGGCTGAAGGAAGTACAGGTACTCGGCAACAATCTCACTGAGTTGGATGTCTCGAACAATCCTGAGTTGACGCGTCTGACTGCGTGGGTGAACGACGGTTTGACAGAGCTCGACCTGACCAACAACCGCAAGTTGAACCATCTGGAGATCGACTATGGCTTGTGGCCGTTGGCAAGCGCTGACGGTCTTAAACTCAAGGAATTTGGGCTGTCTGGTCTTCCGATCGTGAAGTCAACGAAGCAGTTGGGGACGGATCGGCTTGGCGACCTGTTCGACCCTGACACCCTGAGCGGACTGACGAATGCCGAGGTTAAGGACGGCAAGCTCGTCATCAACGAACCGAACAAGAGCGTCAGCTGGCAAACTGCTGACGGGATCAAGATGACCGTGCTAGCCGCGAAGACCTACACCCATCAGGTGTCGTTCGATATGGGCGGCCATGGTGAGCAGGTGCCGGTGCAGCTGGTCCTTGATGGGCAGAAGGCTACGACGCCGGACGTTCCTGTTGCTGACGGTTTCGAGTTCGAGGGTTGGTTTGCTGACGCCGAGTTTGCGACCGCTTTCGACTTCGAGGCGGCTGTCACCGGTGATGTGACGGTGTATGCGAAGTGGAAGGATATTGGCGACGACGACGGCGATGGCGTTCCCAACTGGGCAGACAAGTGCCCGGACACCGCAGAAGGCGTCGAGGTTGACGACGACGGCTGCGAAATCGGGCCCGTGGTTGTAGCCGAGGTTGCTGAACCTGAGTACTCTGCCGAGGCTGGCGGGATTGTGATCCCAACGGTTGTCGGCGTTGAGTACCTGGTTAACGGCGAGGTTGTCTCGGGTACGTTCGAAGTGGCCCCGGGCACGGTCACAAACGTGACTGCTCGCGCCCTTGAGGGTTACAAGCTCGCCGACGACGTGGTGGTTGACTGGGCTGTTAAGGCTCCGCTGCCACCCAAGCCCGAAACGATCACTGAGTATGGCGACTGGGTGGATGGTGAAGCTGATGCAGAACAGCGCATCGTGCACCAGACGCGCACCATTAAGACCGTTGATTGGACGTGGCGTGCTGCCGAGGGTAAGTGGGCCGAGGTGACCTTCGAGTTCACACAGACGCGTACCCGCCCAATGACGACCGAGGAGATCAATGCCCTGACGGTGGTCGTCTCTGAGGTTGCTGAGCCTGAGTACTCTGCTGAAGCTGGTGGGATTGTGATCCCAACGGTTGACGGCGTTGAGTACGTGGTTGGTGGCGAGGTCGTCACTGGCACGGTCAAGGTGAACCCGGGCACTGTCACAAACGTGATTGCCCGCGCCCTTGAGGGTTACAAGCTCGCCGATGATGTGGTGGTCGACTGGACTGTGAAGGTTCCGCTGCCGCCCAAGCCCGAAACGATCACTGAGTATGGCGACTGGGTGGATGGCGAAGCTGACGCAGAACAGCGCATCGTGCACCAGACGCGCACCATAAAGACCGTTGATTGGACGTGGCGCGCTGCCGAAGGCACGTGGGCCGAAGTGACCTTCGAGTTCACTCAAACCCGCACCCGCCCAATGACGGCCGAGGAGATCGCTGAACTGACTCCCGCGCCTGAGCCGGAGCCAACTCCTGAACCCGAGCCAACTCCTGAACCCGAGCCAACTCCTGAGCCCGAACCAACTCCGGAGCCGGAGCCCGAGCCGGAGCCGACGCCTGAACCTGCACCTGAGCCAGAGCCGGAGCCAGAGCCAGAGCCAACTCCTGAGCCTGAGCCTGAGCCTGTGCCGTCGTGTGTGGTGTCTGATGGGCTGCAGGTTGGGTCTCGTGCTAGTGGCGTCCTAGGCGACGCGACTGGTGATGGGATTGCTGACCTGTGGTCGGTTGATTCTGAGGGCCGGGTGCATTTCTATGCTGGTAACGGCCAAGGCGGGATCTACGGTGTTGGAGTGGTTGCCTGTGACCAGACTCAGATCACGTCGATCACTCCGATCCCGGATGTCAACGGTGATAACCGTTCTGATTTGTTGGTCCGCCATGCGGATGGAACTATGCATTACTACTACTACTCCGATGGCGGCGGAGCACTGTCTTACGGTAAGCAGGCTGGCCGGGGCTGGAACGGGATGGACAACATTGTCTATGTTGGCCGTTTCGGATCAGACCAGGTACTGGTTGCCCGGCAGGTTGATAGTGGACGGTTGTTTGCTTACAACGTGCGACCTAACGGACTCAACGGCCGTGGCCAGGTTGGCCATGGTTGGGGTCGGACGACCACGATCCTTGCACCTGGCCAGTTCACTGGTGATGGCAACCCGGATCTGATTGGTATTCGCGATGATGGGCGCATGTTCGCCTACCGTGGTCATGGTAATGGCACGTTCTCTGGTGCCGGCCAGGTCGGCCACGGGTGGGCCGGGTTCTCGCACGTCACTATTCCAGGTGACTTGAATGGTGATGGACGCCGTGACCTGCTCGGAGTTCATACGAATGGACGCATGTTCTTCTACCGTAACCTCGGCAACAGCCGGTGGGGACACCCCATCCAAGTCGGCCACGGATGGAACAACATGCACATCATCTCCTAA
- a CDS encoding TipC family immunity protein, producing MTQTKKKALAALLGAILAIIGLTSIWLIHNPYDEEPAHVFEEMSRTIKKGRRGPLSKAPHIWATPLNNNQESDGFQYYAYEVKEDSLPPRFESLSISMWPTGRIDATLVYEASDTSRVMSRYSYAPRSHPDTATFSISGWDFESGPNRDLSADEVTAALAEHDMTLADFQQLTLESVNSYLIDAWTEVYDSAFSSDDWGAITIVDEGLDE from the coding sequence ATGACTCAAACCAAGAAGAAGGCGCTCGCGGCGCTACTCGGCGCAATACTCGCCATCATAGGGCTGACATCAATATGGCTCATACATAACCCGTATGACGAGGAGCCTGCCCACGTCTTCGAAGAGATGTCACGTACAATCAAGAAAGGCCGCCGCGGTCCACTTTCCAAGGCGCCACACATCTGGGCTACCCCACTCAATAACAATCAAGAAAGCGATGGTTTCCAATACTACGCATACGAGGTGAAAGAAGACTCGCTTCCACCACGATTCGAATCGCTGTCGATTTCAATGTGGCCAACAGGACGGATAGACGCCACTCTCGTCTATGAAGCATCCGACACCAGTCGCGTGATGAGCCGATATTCATACGCCCCTCGTTCACACCCGGATACCGCCACGTTTTCGATCAGCGGCTGGGATTTCGAATCTGGCCCGAATAGGGACCTGTCTGCCGATGAGGTGACGGCCGCGCTAGCCGAACACGACATGACTCTCGCCGATTTCCAGCAACTCACGCTCGAGTCGGTTAACAGCTACCTCATTGATGCCTGGACCGAGGTGTATGATTCCGCGTTTTCATCCGACGATTGGGGAGCCATCACGATTGTTGACGAGGGACTCGACGAGTAG
- a CDS encoding InlB B-repeat-containing protein, with protein MTAVLPRLCANPNGTCNYTYGQEVTKKDIFPDRFFSLGHGYYVSSKNFQSPSKEEMEAAFDANTETFTITDSSGNAVAPENVTNKIDTYQVYAKIGFTAPRSIFYSVNYNKSLDPLRPLGYKGLDPDTTYWGENQVTIRVTGELTYNANGGTDAPDAVAINPGEDSTITDAKPTAPEHKVFAGWNTKADGTGTAYAAGATERFEENTTLYAQWKPVEYAVTFDTAGGSDIAAQNVAHAEAAVAPEAPTREGFTFAGWYTDAAYTMPYDFAAAVTGPITLYAKWDPVPAPPAPSASPQQEAPQQVAPKETTPKTGLANTGASNIGGLTGAAVGMIVAGGLVSLLRRKNS; from the coding sequence ATGACCGCGGTGCTCCCCCGGCTGTGTGCGAATCCAAACGGCACTTGCAATTACACCTACGGGCAAGAAGTCACGAAAAAAGATATCTTCCCCGATCGGTTCTTCTCGCTCGGCCACGGATACTACGTGTCATCTAAGAACTTCCAATCGCCCTCCAAGGAGGAAATGGAAGCGGCCTTTGACGCGAATACCGAAACCTTCACGATTACGGATAGTTCCGGCAACGCCGTCGCCCCGGAAAATGTCACCAACAAAATCGACACCTATCAGGTGTATGCGAAAATCGGTTTCACTGCTCCCCGCTCCATTTTCTATTCGGTTAACTACAACAAATCTCTCGATCCTCTGCGGCCTTTGGGATACAAAGGTCTGGATCCGGATACCACGTATTGGGGCGAGAATCAGGTAACGATTCGCGTTACCGGTGAGCTCACCTACAACGCCAACGGCGGTACGGATGCACCGGACGCCGTCGCTATCAATCCAGGCGAGGATTCAACGATCACCGATGCGAAACCGACTGCTCCGGAACACAAGGTTTTCGCCGGCTGGAACACTAAGGCTGATGGTACCGGTACCGCGTATGCGGCAGGCGCTACGGAACGCTTCGAGGAAAACACCACGCTGTATGCGCAGTGGAAACCGGTGGAATACGCCGTCACGTTCGACACGGCTGGCGGTAGCGACATCGCCGCACAAAATGTGGCACATGCCGAAGCTGCGGTAGCACCGGAAGCACCAACCCGTGAAGGCTTCACCTTCGCCGGCTGGTACACGGACGCCGCATACACGATGCCGTATGACTTCGCCGCGGCCGTAACCGGGCCGATCACGCTGTATGCGAAGTGGGATCCGGTGCCAGCGCCGCCTGCTCCGAGTGCATCACCCCAGCAGGAAGCACCCCAGCAGGTAGCGCCGAAGGAGACAACACCGAAGACTGGCCTTGCTAACACGGGTGCCAGCAACATCGGCGGGCTTACCGGTGCGGCCGTGGGCATGATCGTTGCAGGCGGACTCGTGTCCCTCCTACGGCGCAAGAACAGCTAG